The sequence TGTCGCTGCCGGTGAGGAAGCGGGCCATGTCGAAGTCGTGGATGGTCATGTCCACGAAGATGCCCCCGGAGACCTTCACGTACTCGATGGGCGGGGGCGCCGGGTCGCGGCTGATGATATGGACGATGTGAGGCTCACCCACGCGGCCCTGAGCCACCAAGTCGCGGACGCGGCGGAAGCTGGGGTCGAAACGGCGGTTGAAGCCGATCTGGAGTTTCACCCCGGCTTCGGTGGCAGCGGCCAGGGCCCGGTCCGTCTCTACCAGGTCGAGGGCGATGGGCTTCTCACAGAAGACGTGCTTGCCTGCCCGGGCGGCCTCCACGATGAGGTCGGCGTGAGTATCGGTGCTGGTGCAGATGACGACGGCATCAATCTCGGGATCGGCAAGGATGGCGAGGTGATCCTGTACAGCCACTGGTACGTCGTACTGGCGAGCCAGTTCCTGGGCGGCCTCCAGGCGCACGTCGGCGATGGCGGCCAGCCCGACCCCAGGCACGGCGCGAGCCAGGGTGTGAGCGTGCACGCGGCCGATACGCCCGGCGCCGATGAGCCCCAGCTTGAGATCGCCGTCCATGGTTAGCCTCCGCAGCGGCAGCATAGCGGTACGATGCGCGCCTCCCGTACCGAGTATACCCCCGCCGGCGTGGTTGGCGAGTGGAGACCGGCCACGGAGACACGGAGAGGGGGAGACGCGGAGACGGGGTGACAGGGAGAGGGGGAGACAGGGAGAGGACGAGACAGAGAGGTGGTTTGTCGCGTCCTGATGTCACAGTGTCTCACCATCTCCGCGTCTCCCCCTCTCCCCCTCTCCGCGTCTCCCCCTCTCCCCTCCGGGCCTTTGCCAGCTGCTATGCTGAAGGTTACACTGGACGAACAGGGAGCCTGTGCATCATGGCGAACGAAACGCTGTATCTCCGGTGGCGCTCGCAGACTTTCGACGATGTAGTGGGTCAGGCTCACGTCACGCGCACGCTGAGGAACGCCTGCCGGGCCGGCCGGGTGGCCCACGCTTACCTCTTCTCCGGGCCGCGGGGCACGGGAAAGACCTCGGTGGCGCGCATCCTGGCCAAGGCGCTCAACTGCCAGGGCGA is a genomic window of Anaerolineae bacterium containing:
- the iolG gene encoding inositol 2-dehydrogenase, with the translated sequence MDGDLKLGLIGAGRIGRVHAHTLARAVPGVGLAAIADVRLEAAQELARQYDVPVAVQDHLAILADPEIDAVVICTSTDTHADLIVEAARAGKHVFCEKPIALDLVETDRALAAATEAGVKLQIGFNRRFDPSFRRVRDLVAQGRVGEPHIVHIISRDPAPPPIEYVKVSGGIFVDMTIHDFDMARFLTGSDIEEVTAVGAVLVDPAVGEAGDVDTALVTLRFVSGALGSIDNSRRAVYGYDQRVEVFGSRGSAAAGNQTPTNTVVADAEGIHQEKPLYFFLERYASAYVAELQAFCDCLRQDVPPPVTGADGRAALVAALAATRSLREHRPVRVAEVEGG